In Spinacia oleracea cultivar Varoflay chromosome 5, BTI_SOV_V1, whole genome shotgun sequence, a single window of DNA contains:
- the LOC110775758 gene encoding transcription factor UPBEAT1: protein MVFFDSLNLKTMVVDNKEKFTTPTRRSNPSNDNERIEEVVQRQRRRKTRKVLMKRRRSIFRRRDENGIEKKVQTLQRLVPTRVGSDNNQGLDGLFTDTASYIISLQMRVRVMQIMVDVMENSQNLE from the coding sequence ATGGTTTTCTTTGATTCTCTTAACTTGAAAACCATGGTTGTAGATAACAAGGAAAAGTTTACTACTCCCACTAGAAGAAGCAATCCATCAAATGATAATGAAAGGATAGAAGAAGTTGTACAAAGGCAAAGaagaaggaaaacaagaaaGGTGTTGATGAAGAGGAGGAGATCAATCTTTCGACGACGGGATGAAAATGGGATCGAGAAAAAGGTTCAAACCCTACAAAGGCTGGTTCCGACCAGGGTCGGGTCGGATAATAATCAAGGGTTGGATGGGTTATTCACTGATACAGCTTCCTACATTATTTCCTTGCAAATGAGGGTTAGGGTCATGCAAATTATGGTTGATGTTATGGAAAATTCTCAAAATCttgagtaa
- the LOC130461870 gene encoding probable ubiquitin-conjugating enzyme E2 25 yields MAETTPIFPVKSEIEEILDDVDQSFITFQNFDVHSFPPYDHHFIVNPPPPERPKFFGSRRQNEELDFKNRIEREWDLLRDNLPKTIAVRVYEGRKQFMRVAIIGLTGSPYAYGLFFFDIFLPKEYPSKPPLIFHHHSHKPLDWNPTLLNKNKNKNSNYYSNKGGSGSGSHYRWDPQTSNIRHMLESIQANELRFLKIYDNVGEKDFLLSHRNMIRTLRSPPEGFGVFVQGYFRKYSHAILLNFKLRRDLSVCQKRTNLFFMLVEAFEGNGSYCKHLVYGVKRVVTSQDKMVVNGEASMGELARRALLKTNSLITNWFCDNDSDGRDRYRTIHHH; encoded by the coding sequence ATGGCAGAAACAACACCAATATTTCCTGTTAAATCAGAGATTGAGGAAATACTAGACGACGTTGATCAAAGCTTCATTACCTTCCAGAACTTCGACGTCCACTCTTTCCCTCCCTACGATCACCACTTCATCGTCAACCCGCCGCCACCCGAACGCCCGAAATTCTTCGGCTCAAGAAGACAGAACGAAGAACTCGACTTCAAGAACAGGATCGAGCGAGAGTGGGACCTACTTAGAGACAACCTACCCAAGACGATTGCCGTTAGGGTTTACGAAGGTCGAAAACAGTTCATGAGGGTAGCTATCATAGGGTTAACGGGTAGTCCGTACGCGTACGGGTTATTCTTCTTTGATATCTTCTTACCTAAAGAGTATCCTTCTAAACCTccccttattttccaccaccaTAGTCATAAACCTCTAGACTGGAACCCTACCTTGCtcaacaagaacaagaacaagaactcTAACTACTACTCCAACAAAGGTGGTTCTGGCTCTGGTTCTCATTACAGGTGGGACCCACAAACGTCGAATATACGCCATATGTTAGAGTCAATCCAAGCCAACGAACTAAGATTCTTAAAGATTTACGACAATGTAGGTGAGAAAGACTTCTTGTTATCCCACCGCAACATGATTCGAACCCTTAGGTCGCCTCCCGAGGGGTTCGGGGTTTTCGTACAAGGGTATTTTCGTAAATACTCGCATGCGATCTTGTTGAACTTTAAACTTAGGAGGGATTTGAGTGTGTGTCAAAAGAGGACGAATTTGTTCTTTATGTTGGTAGAAGCGTTTGAAGGTAACGGGTCGTACTGTAAACATCTTGTTTACGGTGTCAAAAGAGTCGTAACATCACAAGATAAGATGGTTGTTAATGGTGAAGCGTCTATGGGTGAATTGGCTAGACGTGCATTGTTGAAGACTAATAGCTTGATTACGAATTGGTTTTGCGATAATGATAGTGATGGACGTGATCGTTATAGGACTATTCACCATCATTAA
- the LOC110776733 gene encoding dihydroorotase, mitochondrial, with product MINTSILSYNASNLPIPGIKRFNKINIINAVKMELTLTRPDDWHLHLRDGDLLAAVAPYSARHFGRAIVMPNLRPPVTTTAAAIAYRESIMEVLPADSDFNPLMTLYLTDTTSPNEIKLARKSEVVYAVKLYPAGATTNSQDGVTDLLGKCLPVLQEMAEQNMPLLVHGEVTDPDVDIFDREKVFIETVLRPLIQKLPQLKVVMEHITTADAVNFIESCNEGTVAATVTPQHIILNRNSLFQGGLQPHNYCLPVLKREIHRKTILSAVTSGSKQYFLGTDSAPHERQRKESSCGCAGIFNSPVALSLYAKIFEEAGALDKLEAFTSFNGPDFYGLPRNTSKIKLKKEPWKVPEHLSFPFGEIIPMSAGQTLDWKPSF from the exons ATGATAAACACTTCAATTTTGTCATACAAT GCATCAAATTTGCCTATTCCAGGGATAAAGAGGTTTAACAAGATAAATATCATCAATGCGGTAAAGATGGAACTGACTCTGACACGCCCTGATGATTGGCATCTTCATCTCCGCGATGGGGATCTTCTTGCTGCTGTTGCTCCCTACAG TGCAAGACATTTTGGAAGAGCAATTGTTATGCCAAATCTAAGGCCTCCTGTTACTACTACAGCTGCTGCTATTGCTTACCGGGAGTCTATTATGGAAGTATTGCCTGCTGATAGCGACTTCAATCCTCTCATGACACTGTATTTGACTGATACAACAAGCCCTAATGAGATCAAGCTTGCCA GAAAAAGTGAAGTGGTGTATGCCGTAAAATTGTACCCTGCAGGCGCGACAACTAATTCACAGGATGGCGTCACTGATCTTCTTGGAAAGTGCTTACCTGTGCTTCAAGAGATGGCTGAGCAAAACATGCCTCTATTG GTTCACGGTGAGGTTACAGATCCCGACGTAGATATATTTGATCGTGAAAAAGTTTTTATTGAGACGGTTTTAAGACCTTTAATTCAGAAACTACCACAACTAAAAGTTGTAATGGAGCATATCACTACGGCAGATGCTGTTAACTTCATTGAATCATGCAATGAAG GAACCGTAGCAGCCACTGTGACTCCGCAGCACATTATTTTGAATAGAAACTCTCTCTTCCAAGGAGGGTTACAGCCTCATAACTATTGTCTTCCAGTGCTCAAAAGAGAAATCCATA GAAAGACAATTCTATCCGCAGTAACGAGTGGGAGTAAGCAATATTTTCTCGGGACTGATAGTGCTCCTCACGAGAGGCAACGGAAAGAGAGTTCCTGTGGATGTGCTGGAATCTTCAACTCCCCTGTTGCTCTATCACTATATGCTAAAATATTTGAAGAG GCAGGTGCCCTCGACAAGTTAGAGGCATTTACAAGCTTCAACGGACCTGATTTTTACGGTCTTCCAAGGAATACATCAAAGATCAAGTTGAAAAAAGAACCATGGAAAGTTCCAGAACATTTATCTTTCCCTTTCGGAGAAATCATCCCAATGTCTGCTGGACAAACACTTGACTGGAAACCATCTTTTTGA